The following proteins come from a genomic window of Melospiza georgiana isolate bMelGeo1 chromosome 3, bMelGeo1.pri, whole genome shotgun sequence:
- the TMEM181 gene encoding transmembrane protein 181 isoform X1 — translation MEADFTAFGSPLCGEVKRFCRRVRETYREIQEDLTPYKDDRYYRLAPMRLYTLSKRHFVLVFVVFFICFGLTVFIGIAGPNVIETSVARTDLNNSLKLKPFNLSSPPLSTYNQQLWLTCVVELDQHDVSLKKNVTMTVRVLGVVKDGSTPYVNNQVHNRTRLLTCAQKCSEIIVAHLGYLNYTQYNIFVSFEDRNKLASTIQNITFTWKTYNPTFSQVEIWFRFVFVVLTFMVTCLFAHSLRKFSMRDWGIEQKWMSILLPLLLLYNDPFFPLSFLVNSWFPGMLDDLFQSLFLCALLLFWLCVYHGIRVQGERKCLTFYLPKFFIVGLLWLASVTLGIWQTVNEVHDPTYQYRVDTGNFQGMKIFFLVVATTYILYLLFLIVRACSELRNMPYVDLRLKFLTALTFVVLVISIVILYLRFGAQVLQDNFVAELSTHYQNSAEFLSFYGLLNFYLYTLAFVYSPSKNALYESQLKDNPAFSMLNDSDDDVIYGSDYEEMPLQNGQAIRAKYKEESDSD, via the exons GCTGGCCCCGATGCGATTGTATACGCTGTCCAAAAGGCATTTTGTTCTGGTCTTTGTAGTattctttatttgttttggtCTGACAGTCTTCATAGGAATAGCAG GTCCTAATGTAATTGAAACTTCTGTAGCAAGAACTGACTTAAATAACAGCCTAAAG CTGAAGCCATTTAATTTAAGTTCGCCACCACTGTCAACTTACaaccagcagctgtggctgacCTGTGTGGTTGAGTTGGATCAGCACGATG TATCCCTCAAGAAGAATGTGACCATGACAGTCAGAGTGCTGGGAGTGGTGAAGGATGGCAGCACACCATACGTTAACAACCAAGTTCACAATCGGACGAGGTTACTCACTTGTGCACAA AAATGCAGTGAAATCATTGTTGCTCACCTGGGCTACCTGAACTACACTCAGTACAACATATTTGTTAGCTTTGAAGATCGGAACAAGTTAGCATCCACCATCCAGAATATTACTTTCACA TGGAAGACCTACAATCCAACCTTTTCACAAGTGGAGATTTGGTTCCGATTTGTCTTTGTAGTTCTTACTTTTATGGTCACG TGTCTGTTCGCACATTCCCTGCGGAAATTCTCCATGAGAGACTGGGGTATTGAACAGAAATGGATGTCCATCCTACTGCCTCTCTTGCTACTTTACAATG AtccatttttccccctttcttttctGGTGAACAGCTGGTTTCCTGGAATGCTGGATGATCTATTCCAGTCACTGTTTCTGTGTGCATTGTTGTTGTTCTGGCTTTGTGTTTACCATGGTATAAGAGTACAG GGGGAAAGGAAGTGCTTAACTTTCTATCTGCCCAAATTCTTTATTGTTGGACTGTTGTGGCTGGCCTCTGTTACACTGGGAATATGGCAAAC TGTGAATGAAGTACATGACCCTACATATCAATACAGGGTTGACACAGGTAATTTCCAG GGAATGAAAATCTTCTTCCTTGTGGTGGCAACCACATACATTCTCTACCTTTTGTTCCTGATAGTGAGGGCATGCTCAGAACTTCGAAACATGCCTTATGTTG ATCTCAGGTTAAAATTCTTGACTGCATTAACCTTTGTAGTGCTTGTCATTAG catTGTTATCCTCTACCTACGCTTTGGAGCACAAGTTCTACAGGACAACTTTGTTGCTGAGCTGTCAACTCATTATCAGAACT CAGCAGAATTCTTATCATTTTATGGGTTATTGAACTTTTATCTCTACACATTAGCCTTTGTGTATTCCCCCTCGAAGAATGCACTATATG AATCACAGTTGAAAGACAATCCTGCTTTTTCTATGCTGAATGATTCAGATGACGATGTGATTTATGG GAGTGACTATGAAGAGATGCCTCTTCAGAATGGCCAAGCTATTAGAGCCAAGTATAAAGAAGAGTCTGACAGTGATTGA
- the TMEM181 gene encoding transmembrane protein 181 isoform X2, with the protein MRLYTLSKRHFVLVFVVFFICFGLTVFIGIAGPNVIETSVARTDLNNSLKLKPFNLSSPPLSTYNQQLWLTCVVELDQHDVSLKKNVTMTVRVLGVVKDGSTPYVNNQVHNRTRLLTCAQKCSEIIVAHLGYLNYTQYNIFVSFEDRNKLASTIQNITFTWKTYNPTFSQVEIWFRFVFVVLTFMVTCLFAHSLRKFSMRDWGIEQKWMSILLPLLLLYNDPFFPLSFLVNSWFPGMLDDLFQSLFLCALLLFWLCVYHGIRVQGERKCLTFYLPKFFIVGLLWLASVTLGIWQTVNEVHDPTYQYRVDTGNFQGMKIFFLVVATTYILYLLFLIVRACSELRNMPYVDLRLKFLTALTFVVLVISIVILYLRFGAQVLQDNFVAELSTHYQNSAEFLSFYGLLNFYLYTLAFVYSPSKNALYESQLKDNPAFSMLNDSDDDVIYGSDYEEMPLQNGQAIRAKYKEESDSD; encoded by the exons ATGCGATTGTATACGCTGTCCAAAAGGCATTTTGTTCTGGTCTTTGTAGTattctttatttgttttggtCTGACAGTCTTCATAGGAATAGCAG GTCCTAATGTAATTGAAACTTCTGTAGCAAGAACTGACTTAAATAACAGCCTAAAG CTGAAGCCATTTAATTTAAGTTCGCCACCACTGTCAACTTACaaccagcagctgtggctgacCTGTGTGGTTGAGTTGGATCAGCACGATG TATCCCTCAAGAAGAATGTGACCATGACAGTCAGAGTGCTGGGAGTGGTGAAGGATGGCAGCACACCATACGTTAACAACCAAGTTCACAATCGGACGAGGTTACTCACTTGTGCACAA AAATGCAGTGAAATCATTGTTGCTCACCTGGGCTACCTGAACTACACTCAGTACAACATATTTGTTAGCTTTGAAGATCGGAACAAGTTAGCATCCACCATCCAGAATATTACTTTCACA TGGAAGACCTACAATCCAACCTTTTCACAAGTGGAGATTTGGTTCCGATTTGTCTTTGTAGTTCTTACTTTTATGGTCACG TGTCTGTTCGCACATTCCCTGCGGAAATTCTCCATGAGAGACTGGGGTATTGAACAGAAATGGATGTCCATCCTACTGCCTCTCTTGCTACTTTACAATG AtccatttttccccctttcttttctGGTGAACAGCTGGTTTCCTGGAATGCTGGATGATCTATTCCAGTCACTGTTTCTGTGTGCATTGTTGTTGTTCTGGCTTTGTGTTTACCATGGTATAAGAGTACAG GGGGAAAGGAAGTGCTTAACTTTCTATCTGCCCAAATTCTTTATTGTTGGACTGTTGTGGCTGGCCTCTGTTACACTGGGAATATGGCAAAC TGTGAATGAAGTACATGACCCTACATATCAATACAGGGTTGACACAGGTAATTTCCAG GGAATGAAAATCTTCTTCCTTGTGGTGGCAACCACATACATTCTCTACCTTTTGTTCCTGATAGTGAGGGCATGCTCAGAACTTCGAAACATGCCTTATGTTG ATCTCAGGTTAAAATTCTTGACTGCATTAACCTTTGTAGTGCTTGTCATTAG catTGTTATCCTCTACCTACGCTTTGGAGCACAAGTTCTACAGGACAACTTTGTTGCTGAGCTGTCAACTCATTATCAGAACT CAGCAGAATTCTTATCATTTTATGGGTTATTGAACTTTTATCTCTACACATTAGCCTTTGTGTATTCCCCCTCGAAGAATGCACTATATG AATCACAGTTGAAAGACAATCCTGCTTTTTCTATGCTGAATGATTCAGATGACGATGTGATTTATGG GAGTGACTATGAAGAGATGCCTCTTCAGAATGGCCAAGCTATTAGAGCCAAGTATAAAGAAGAGTCTGACAGTGATTGA